The genome window TGATGATTGAGCAGCACGACAGCGGCCGCCTGGGAGAAGCTGCTGAGGTTAAACGGGAGGCGCACCTTCTCCAGCTCGGCTGCAAGCGCAGGACAGGCAATCAGGTAACCAATGCGCAGACCGGCCAGCCCGATTTTGGAGAGGGAGCGAAGGATCACCAGTCGCTCCTGATCGACTAGGTGCGGGAGCATGGTTCGTCCCGCGTACGACCCATACGCTTCATCCACCACGACCAATCCGGGCGCAACGGCCACAATCTTCAAGATCTCCGCCTCAGAGAAGACCCCGCCGGTGGGGTTGTTTGGTGTCGCCAGAAAAATGACCTTAGGGCGCAGTTGCTCGATGGCCTCGATCAGTGCGGGCAGGTCCGGCTCAAAACGAGGGCCGAGCGGTACGCCTTCGAAGCGCACCCCCTGAGCCCTGGCAATCAGCTCATACATCGAAAAGGTCGGCACCGGAGCAAGAACGGTCGTCCCAGGTGCGGACGTCGCCAGCAACAACAGTTGAATCAGTTCATCAGACCCGTTGCCAAGGACAACCGCTCCAGGCGCCACCTGGATCTGCGCCGCCAGGACGGCTCGAAGCTGATCCGCTTCCGCATCCGGATAGCGGTGGACGTCTATCTGATCCAGCGCGCCGCGAACTTCCTTGCGAAGCTCCTCCGGAAGCGGGAACGGGCTTTCGTTGGCATCGAGCTTGATCAGACCCGGTCGTGGCTCCCCGGCCCGATAGGCTGTGAGACTCAGGACCTCAGGTTTGACCAGATCGAGCAGGCGTAACCTCGTCATGCACGCCTCCTGATCGAAGCCGCCCTCGCGTGAGCCTCAAGCCCCTCCAGGCGGGCCAGCTCGACCAATGCCGGCTCCAGCGCCTCCAGCTTCTGCCGGCTGAAGGCGATCAGTGAGCTCTGCCGTTGGAAGTCAGCCACGGAGAGGGGCGAGGCAAAGCGCGCCGTCCCCCCGGTCGGCAGGACATGATTCGGCCCGGCCAGGTAATCGCCCACCGTCTCCGGACTTGCGTCCCCCATGAAGATGGCGCCTGCGCGCCTGATCCTGGGTAAAAGCCCCCAAGGGTCCTTGACCAGGAGTTCCAGGTGTTCAGGCGCGATCTCGTTACAGAGGGTTGCGGCCTCGTCCAGTCCCTTCACAACAACGACCGCGCCAAACCGCTCCAGGGAGGCTTCTGCAATCTGTCGTCTGGGTAACGACGCGACCTGGCGTTTCACCTCATCCACCACCGCGTCGGCAAGCCGCTGAGACGGTGTAAGCAATATGGCGCTGGAAAGCGGATCGTGCTCAGCCTGTGAAAGCAGATCCGCAGCCACGCAGGCGGCCCTGGCCTCCTCATCGGCGATGACCAACAGCTCCGTCGGACCGGCGATCATATCGATCCCCACCTGCCCGAAGACCAGCCGCTTGGCCGTCGCAACGTAGATGTTCCCGGGACCGACGATCTTATCGACCTTCGGAATCGATGCGGTCCCATAGGCCATGGCCGCTACCGCCTGGACGCCGCCCGCCTTATAGATCGCATGAACCCCGCATAGATCGGCGGCGGCCAGCACCGCGGCGGCCACTGTGCCGTCGCGACGCGGCGGCGTACACATCACGATCTCCGCGACGCCGGCAATCGCCGCCGGGATCGCATTCATGAGCACCGTGGACGGATAGGCCGCTGTGCCTCCAGGCACATAGATCCCCACCCGGTCGAGCGGACGGACAAGCATCCCGACAATCGCGCCGTCTTCGTCCGAAAACCAGGAGGGCCGGAGCTGTCTGAGATGAAAGGCTCTGATCCGCGATGCCGCTGTCTTGATGGCGTCCAGGGAGGCAGGCGCCATGGCCGCGTAGGCCGCCTCGACCTCCTGTGGCCCGACCTGCACCGAGGCGGCATCGAGACGGACACCGTCGAACCGCTCCGTCTGCTCGAAGAGGGCAGCATCGCCGCCCGTGCGTACCCCTTCCAGGATGCCGCGAACGGTCTGCTCAACCTCGGCAGGTATCGTGCCCTGTCGAGACCTGAGCTTGGAGAAGAACAGCGCGCACTCTTGCGACCCGGCCTGAAGCCGCTTCATTCGCGCGCCCTCGCCGCGTGCGCCTCAACCTGCTTTCGCATCTCCTCAATCAGGTCCTGGACCCTGCGGTACTTGGTCTTGAGGCTCGCCCGATTGACGATGAGCCGCGCCGTCGACCTCGTGATCTCTTCCACCTCCACCAGCCCGTTCTCCTTCAAGGTCTGCCCGGTTTCCACGAGGTCGACGATCCGTTCGGCCAGCCCCACAAGAGGCGCAAGTTCAAGAGATCCGTTCAATTTAATGATCTCTGCCTGGATCCCTTTGCGACCGAAGTACGCTTCTGCAAGGTTGGGATATTTCGTGGCCAGCCTCAAATGCGACCAGGAATGGGGATCATCCTGCTTACGGAGTTCGACCGGCTCGGCCACGACAAGTCGACAGGCGCCAAACCTCAGATCCAGCGGCTCATAGACATCCCGGCGTTGCTCGAGGAGCTGGTCCTTCCCCACGATCCCCATGTCAGCGGCGCCGCGCTCCACATAGGTCGGGATATCGGTCGGTTTCAGTGTAAGGAACTGCAGCCGCCGATCCGCATCCTCACAGATCAGACGGCGCGAATCAGCAAAGTCCTGGAGGCAGGTGATCCCCATCCTCTCAAACAGCGCCATCGCGAAGGGCAACAATCGACCCTTTGGCAGCGCGATGGCGATACACTCAGCGTTCCGAGTTCCAGGTACCATGTTTCGCGTTTGAGGTTTCGGGTCCCAACTCGACACTCGGGACTCGAAACTCACAACTCTCCTCTATTCCGTGACGCGCTCAATGCCGGCGCCGAGACTCTGGAGCTTCCGCTCGATCGACTCGTATCCCCGGTCCAGATGGTAAACGCGCGAGACAGTCGTGGTCCCCTTGGCGGCCAGTCCGGCCAGAACCAGCGATGCGCTCGCACGGAGATCGGTCGCCATCACCGGCGCACCAGACAGCATCGGAACGCCGTGGACAAACGCGGTGGTGCCGATCACCTTGATATCCGCGCCCATCCTCAACAGCTCATTTACGTGCATGAATCGGTTTTCAAAGACCGTCTCAGTGATAACGCTGCTCCCTTGCGCAATAGACAGAAGCGCCATGAACTGCGCCTGCATATCGGTGGCAAATCCAGGATAGGGGTGAGTCCTGATATTAACCCCCTGTACCTGCCCATCGCCCCAGACCCGAATGCTGCTGTCCGTCTCTTCTACGAATACGCCTGTCTCTCGCAGCTTCTCTGTAATCGCCTCCAGGTGGCCCGGCAGGCACCGATTGATCGTAACATCGCCGCCGGTCATCGCGGCCGCAACCATAAAGGTCCCCGTCTCGACCCTATCCGGAATCACCTCGTGCTCGGCCCCATGCAGATGCTGAACGCCCTCAATACTGATCGTCGGAGTCCCGGCGCCCTCGATTCTCGCTCCCATACGGTTCAACAGGGCAGCCAGGTCGGCCACCTCGGGCTCGCACGCGGCGTTCTCCAGCACCGTCACTCCATCGGCCAGTGTGGCAGCCATCATCACGTTCTCGGTGCCGGTGACGGTCTGACCATCGAATGTGATCCTGGCGCCTCTCAAGCGCGGCGCCTTCGCTTCCACGTACCCCCCATCCAGGCTGATCGTTGCGCCCATCTTCTCGAGGGCTGCCAGATGCAGATTGATCGGCCGCGGCCCGATGGCGCACCCTCCGGGTAACGAGACCCGTGCTCGCCCGAAGCGGGCCGCCAGCGGGCCAAGCACCAGCACCGATGCCCGCATCGTCTTGACCAGATGGTAGGGTGCCTCGCACTGACCAATGCCATCAGCACGAAGGGATAGGGTGTCCCGATCACCTCTTTCGACACTCACGCCTAAATGGTCGAGTAAGCCAATGATCGTCTTCACATCGCCCAGTTGCGGAACGCGATGAAGCCGGATCGACTCTTCTGTGAGCAAAGAGGCCACCAGGGCCGGCAGGGCGGCGTTCTTCGCGCCACCAGCCTCCACCTTTCCTCTAAGGGGGACCCCGCCTCTGATAATCAGTCTATCCATGCGCTCTGCCTCGCCTCGGCGCACAGACAACCCGGCCACGACCGGCCACGTCCCGCCTCACCTCGGCCGGTCCGAAGCCTTCTGTCTTCCGGATCAGCTCCATCACGGCTGGCGCTTGACCGTCTCCGACCTCGAGGACCAGCCAACCGCCCTCGCGAAGATAGGCAGGCGCCTCTTCGATAATCTGCCGGTGGTAACGCAGACCGTCCGAGCCTCCATCTAGGGCCTCGACAGGCTCGTAGAGGGTGATCTCGGGAGATAGGGCGCCACACTCGTCGGAAGGGATGTACGGAGGATTTGACACGATCACGTCGCACCCTCCTCCAGCGTCAATCGTCCGAAGCGGCTCAAGCAGGTCACCCTGGACGCAACGAACCCTGCTCGTCAGTCCGATCGCCTCCGTGTTCCGTCTGGCAATCCGGCAGGCGCCCGGCGATCGGTCGATGGCATAGATGAGCGCGTGAGGCAGTTCGACCGCCAACGCCAGAGCAATAGCGCCGCAGCCGGTCCCGAGATCCACAATAACGAGTTTTGGGTTTTGGGTTTTGGGTCTTAAGTCTTGGGTCTCTGGACCTCGCAGCTCGAACGTTGAACGTTCAACGTTGAACGTTGAACTGATTTTGTCCAGGGCGGCCTCAACAAGCGTTTCGGTGTCCGGCCTCGGTATCAGGACATCCGGACCTACCGTAAAGGGAAGGGACCAGAACTCTTTGACCCCAAGGATATACCCAATCGGCTCTCTGGCCTCGCGCCGGGCCACCATCGATTCGAGCAGATCTGATCTGTCCGAGGGAAACGGCCGCTCCGGGTTCAGGGTAAACTGCCACCGCGGGATTCCCGACGCGGCCTCCATAAGACACGCCGCATCGAGGAGCGCGCTCTGCACCCCGCTTTCCGCCAGCCGCTCCGCCACCTGACGGTACGTAAGAGGTCCGGGATGTGTGGCATCTCGCGCTGCATACCCCAAACCCCCCTGTGCCCCCCTTTTGAAAAGGGGGGGTGGGGGGATTTCGCAACTCGCACCTTGCACTTCTCGTAGAAACGCGTACGCTATCTTCACACTAAGGCCTTTAATCGCGCGGCCTGATCGCTGGCCGCAAGCGCGCCAATCAGCTCCTCTAACTCCCCTTCCAGGATTCGCGGCAGGCTGTGGAGTGTGAGCCCAATACGGTGGTCGGTCACCCGACCCTGCGGAAAATTATAGGTGCGTATCCGTTCGCTCCGATCCCCCGTTCCGACCTGCAGACGGCGCGCCTGTGAAATCTCTGCCGCCTGCTGCGCCGTGGCGGCCTCAAGCAGACGGGCTCGCAGCACCTTCATCCCCTTGGCCCGATTCTTGTGCTGCGACTTTTCGTCCTGACAGGACACCACCATCCCGGTCGGCAGGTGGGTGATTCGCACAGCCGAATCCGTGGTATTCACAGACTGCCCCCCTGGTCCCGTTGAGCGAAAGACATCGATCCGAAGATCTTTCGGATCGATCTGTATCTCCACATCCTCTGCCTCGGGGAGAACGGCGACGGTGACGGTAGAGGTGTGGATCCGACCACTTGATTCAGTGACGGGGACCCGTTGTACCCGGTGGACTCCGCTCTCAAATTTCAGGCGGCTGTAGGCCCCGCGTCCCTCGATACTGAGAATCGCCTCCTTCACCCCGCCGACCCCCGTCTGACTTGACGACAACATCTCGACCTTCCAGCCGTGCAGTTCGGCGTAACGGCTGTACATCCTGACCAGCTCCGCAGCGAACAGCGCGGCTTCGTCGCCGCCGGCCCCGGCCCGGACTTCCACAATGATGTTTTTCTCGTCGGCCGGATCGCGCGGGAGCAACAGCAGCGTGAGTTCCTCCTCAAGCTTCTCTCGCTTGATGCCCAGCTCCTCAAGCTCCGCCTCCGCCAACTCGCGCACGTCGTCATCGGATCCATCGTGCAGGAGCGTCTTCGCCTCCTCCACGCTCCGCAGGAGCTTACGATATCGCTGGTAGGCCTCCACCACAGGTTCCAGCTCCGCATACGCCTTGGCCAGCCGCTGGAAGCGGGTCTGATCGCTAATAACGGCCGAATCACTCATCTGCAGCAGGATCTCGGCAGATCGCTGCTCGATAGCGTCCAGGCGCTCACGCAACTGCAGCATCGACGTCACTCTCACACACGAACAGCCTCCCGATCAGGGGGCTACCCCCTCCGCTGACGCTGCCGCATGGACTTCCGCAGCGGCAGTCTCTTGACCCGCTTGAGCCGCCTTCGGCTTCTTGGCATACTTTCGCCGGAACCGATCGACCCGCCCCTCGGTGTCAATCAGCTTCTGGCGACCGGTAAACAGCGGGTGGCACTTGGAGCAGATCTCCACCCGGAGAGCAGCCGCGGTGGACCGGGTGTGGATCACCTCGCCGCACGCGCACGTGATCGTCGTCAGTTGATAGTTAGGATGAATGGCTGGCTTCATAATCGTCCCTCCGTGAAAACAGTCAATTTTTCAGTAGGTTAAATGCCCTTTATTATACGTCTAAAAGTTCAGCGCGCTCAATAGAAAAGCGGCGTTCAGCTTTCAGCCGTCAGCTTTCTGCTTTTACTGACTGCTGATGGCTGAACGCTGATGGCTGAACTTCGGTAAAAAATACAGCCCGTCTAGGAGACGGGCTGATCGATTGCAACAATGAGAGGACAAATACCTACGAATTCATGGCCCTCATGAAATCCTCGTTCGATCTGGCTTGCCTCAACTTTTCGAGCAGCAGCTCCATCGCCTCCACGACACCCATCGTCTGGAGGACCTTGCGGAGAATCCACATCCGGTTGAGTTCCTCCTGCGTCAGCAGGAGTTCCTCCTTCCGCGTACCCGACCTGAAGATATCGATGGCGGGAAAGACCCGCTTGTCCACCAACCGTCGATCCAGGACAAGCTCGCAGTTGCCGGTCCCTTTGAACTCCTCAAAGATCACATCGTCCATCCGGCTGCCGGTATCGATCAAGGCGGTGGCCATGATGGTCAGGCTTCCGCCCTCTTCAATATTTCGCGCCGCCCCGAAGAACCGTTTGGGACGCTGCAAGGCGTTGCTGTCCACGCCCCCAGACAGCACCTTGCCGCTCGGCGGGACAATCGTGTTGTAGGCCCGCCCCAATCGCGTGATCGAATCCAGCAAGATCACGACATCCCGCTTGTGTTCTACCAACCGTTTAGCCTTCTCGATCACCATCTCGGCCACCTGGACGTGACGCGTAGGCGGCTCATCGAAGGTCGAGCTCACTACCTCTGCCTTGACAGAACGCTGAAAGTCCGTCACCTCCTCCGGCCGCTCGTCGATCAGCAAAACGATCAGGATCACCTCGGGGTGATTCTTGGTGATGCTGTTGGCGATCTTTTGCAGGAGAATGGTCTTCCCTGTCCTAGGCGGGGCAACGATCAGCCCGCGCTGCCCCTTGCCGATCGGCGTGAGGAGATCCATCACCCGCATGTTCAGC of Candidatus Methylomirabilis lanthanidiphila contains these proteins:
- a CDS encoding SAM-dependent methyltransferase; the encoded protein is MKIAYAFLREVQGASCEIPPPPLFKRGAQGGLGYAARDATHPGPLTYRQVAERLAESGVQSALLDAACLMEAASGIPRWQFTLNPERPFPSDRSDLLESMVARREAREPIGYILGVKEFWSLPFTVGPDVLIPRPDTETLVEAALDKISSTFNVERSTFELRGPETQDLRPKTQNPKLVIVDLGTGCGAIALALAVELPHALIYAIDRSPGACRIARRNTEAIGLTSRVRCVQGDLLEPLRTIDAGGGCDVIVSNPPYIPSDECGALSPEITLYEPVEALDGGSDGLRYHRQIIEEAPAYLREGGWLVLEVGDGQAPAVMELIRKTEGFGPAEVRRDVAGRGRVVCAPRRGRAHG
- a CDS encoding ATP phosphoribosyltransferase, with protein sequence MSFESRVSSWDPKPQTRNMVPGTRNAECIAIALPKGRLLPFAMALFERMGITCLQDFADSRRLICEDADRRLQFLTLKPTDIPTYVERGAADMGIVGKDQLLEQRRDVYEPLDLRFGACRLVVAEPVELRKQDDPHSWSHLRLATKYPNLAEAYFGRKGIQAEIIKLNGSLELAPLVGLAERIVDLVETGQTLKENGLVEVEEITRSTARLIVNRASLKTKYRRVQDLIEEMRKQVEAHAARARE
- a CDS encoding 50S ribosomal protein L31 — protein: MKPAIHPNYQLTTITCACGEVIHTRSTAAALRVEICSKCHPLFTGRQKLIDTEGRVDRFRRKYAKKPKAAQAGQETAAAEVHAAASAEGVAP
- a CDS encoding histidinol-phosphate aminotransferase 2 (Imidazole acetol-phosphate transaminase 2) codes for the protein MTRLRLLDLVKPEVLSLTAYRAGEPRPGLIKLDANESPFPLPEELRKEVRGALDQIDVHRYPDAEADQLRAVLAAQIQVAPGAVVLGNGSDELIQLLLLATSAPGTTVLAPVPTFSMYELIARAQGVRFEGVPLGPRFEPDLPALIEAIEQLRPKVIFLATPNNPTGGVFSEAEILKIVAVAPGLVVVDEAYGSYAGRTMLPHLVDQERLVILRSLSKIGLAGLRIGYLIACPALAAELEKVRLPFNLSSFSQAAAVVLLNHHAWIDGNIREIIRERERLMGRLGAISGVEAFPSAANFILFRTTRPGAEVFEALLQQSVLVRNLGSVPCLHNCLRVTVGTEAENDQFIEALTKALG
- a CDS encoding peptide chain release factor 1 produces the protein MRVTSMLQLRERLDAIEQRSAEILLQMSDSAVISDQTRFQRLAKAYAELEPVVEAYQRYRKLLRSVEEAKTLLHDGSDDDVRELAEAELEELGIKREKLEEELTLLLLPRDPADEKNIIVEVRAGAGGDEAALFAAELVRMYSRYAELHGWKVEMLSSSQTGVGGVKEAILSIEGRGAYSRLKFESGVHRVQRVPVTESSGRIHTSTVTVAVLPEAEDVEIQIDPKDLRIDVFRSTGPGGQSVNTTDSAVRITHLPTGMVVSCQDEKSQHKNRAKGMKVLRARLLEAATAQQAAEISQARRLQVGTGDRSERIRTYNFPQGRVTDHRIGLTLHSLPRILEGELEELIGALAASDQAARLKALV
- a CDS encoding UDP-N-acetylglucosamine 1-carboxyvinyltransferase, which translates into the protein MDRLIIRGGVPLRGKVEAGGAKNAALPALVASLLTEESIRLHRVPQLGDVKTIIGLLDHLGVSVERGDRDTLSLRADGIGQCEAPYHLVKTMRASVLVLGPLAARFGRARVSLPGGCAIGPRPINLHLAALEKMGATISLDGGYVEAKAPRLRGARITFDGQTVTGTENVMMAATLADGVTVLENAACEPEVADLAALLNRMGARIEGAGTPTISIEGVQHLHGAEHEVIPDRVETGTFMVAAAMTGGDVTINRCLPGHLEAITEKLRETGVFVEETDSSIRVWGDGQVQGVNIRTHPYPGFATDMQAQFMALLSIAQGSSVITETVFENRFMHVNELLRMGADIKVIGTTAFVHGVPMLSGAPVMATDLRASASLVLAGLAAKGTTTVSRVYHLDRGYESIERKLQSLGAGIERVTE
- a CDS encoding histidinol dehydrogenase; protein product: MKRLQAGSQECALFFSKLRSRQGTIPAEVEQTVRGILEGVRTGGDAALFEQTERFDGVRLDAASVQVGPQEVEAAYAAMAPASLDAIKTAASRIRAFHLRQLRPSWFSDEDGAIVGMLVRPLDRVGIYVPGGTAAYPSTVLMNAIPAAIAGVAEIVMCTPPRRDGTVAAAVLAAADLCGVHAIYKAGGVQAVAAMAYGTASIPKVDKIVGPGNIYVATAKRLVFGQVGIDMIAGPTELLVIADEEARAACVAADLLSQAEHDPLSSAILLTPSQRLADAVVDEVKRQVASLPRRQIAEASLERFGAVVVVKGLDEAATLCNEIAPEHLELLVKDPWGLLPRIRRAGAIFMGDASPETVGDYLAGPNHVLPTGGTARFASPLSVADFQRQSSLIAFSRQKLEALEPALVELARLEGLEAHARAASIRRRA
- a CDS encoding hypothetical protein (transcription termination factor Rho) gives rise to the protein MAPSVSESTRRSSSSEVKEMAAALPRGGSMNIVELKEKTISELSSIARSLNVVGASGLRKQELIFKILEAQTEKSGLIFAEGVLEVLPDGFGFLRAPDYNYLPGPDDIYVSPSQIRRFDLRTGDTVSGQVRPPKEGERYFALLKVEAVNFENPELIKDKILFDNLTPLFPNQRIRLETTQDELNMRVMDLLTPIGKGQRGLIVAPPRTGKTILLQKIANSITKNHPEVILIVLLIDERPEEVTDFQRSVKAEVVSSTFDEPPTRHVQVAEMVIEKAKRLVEHKRDVVILLDSITRLGRAYNTIVPPSGKVLSGGVDSNALQRPKRFFGAARNIEEGGSLTIMATALIDTGSRMDDVIFEEFKGTGNCELVLDRRLVDKRVFPAIDIFRSGTRKEELLLTQEELNRMWILRKVLQTMGVVEAMELLLEKLRQARSNEDFMRAMNS